From a region of the Castanea sativa cultivar Marrone di Chiusa Pesio chromosome 10, ASM4071231v1 genome:
- the LOC142613372 gene encoding ABC transporter B family member 21-like, whose translation MATTSNGDAEAEKSSSIEGEEKTQTVPLLKLFSFADSTDVALMIVGTVGAIANGLGMPLMTILFGEMINSFGNNQSSNTDIVSIISKVSLKFVYLAVGIGCAALLQVTCWMVTGARQAARIRGLYLKTILRQDVSFFDKETNTGEVIGRMSGDTVLIQDAMGEKVGKFIQLISTFFGGFIIAFVRGWLLTIVLCSAIPLLVMAGAFVASIISKMASRGQSAYAKAANVVEQTIGSIKTVASFTGEKQAITNYKKFLVDAYKSGVHEGLAAGIGFGTVMLVVFCTYSLAVYYGTKLTLKEKNTYSGGQVMNVIIAVLTASMSLGQASPCLSAFAAGRAAAFKMFETIERKPKIDAFDKSGKVFDDIRGDIELRDVYFSYPTRPDEQIFNGFSLNITSGTTAALVGESGSGKSTVISLIERFYDPQVGEVLIDNINIKEFQLKWIRGKIGLVSQEPVLFASSIKANIAYGKDGATIEEIRAATELANAAKFIDKLPQGLDTMVGEHGTQMSGGQKQRIAIARAILKDPRILLLDEATSALDAESEKIVQEALDRIMVNRTTVIVAHRLSTVRNADMIAVIHRGKMVEKGSHSELLMDPNGAYSQLIRLQDIKKESKQATDDQNKSEITTESFRQSGLRQSSRKSSILRSISQGSSGRGSSSHRSFSVAFGIPAGLNVTDTELEDLDNPPEAKKKSPEVSIRRLAYLNRPEIPVLLGGTLAAIISGVILPIFGLLVSSVIKTFFEPPHERKKDANFWSLMFLVLGAVSLLSSPARSYLFSVAGCKLIERIRLMCFEKVVHKEIGWFDEPENSSGAIGARLSADAATVRALVGDALGQIVQSIASVVAGLVIAFDASWQLAFIVLALVPLLGVNGYVQRQSMRGFSADAKAMYEDASQIANDAVGSIRTVASFCAEEKVMQLYEEKCEGPRKAGIKEGLISGIGFGTSSFLLFSVYATSFYAGAQLIKHGQTSFSAVFRVFFALTMAATAVTQSSSFSTDTQKAKTASASIFAILDSKSKIDPSDESGTTLDNVKGEIELHHVSFKYPSRPDIQIFRDLNLVIPASKTVALVGESGSGKSTVIALLERFYDPDSGHITLDKTEINKLQLKWLRQQMGLVSQEPVLFNDTIRANIAYGKGGDGGDATEAEIIAAAELANAHRFISGLNQGYDTVVGERGIQLSGGQKQRIAIARAIIKNPKILLLDEATSALDAESERVVQDALDRVIVSRTTVVVAHRLSTIKNADLIAVVKNGVIVEKGRHGTLINIQDGFYASLVALHTSASTV comes from the exons ATGGCCACCACATCAAATGGAGACGCAGAAGCAGAGAAAAGCTCCAGCATTGAAGGGGAGGAGAAGACCCAGACAGTTCCACTTCTCAAGCTTTTCTCATTTGCAGATTCCACTGATGTTGCATTGATGATTGTTGGCACCGTTGGAGCCATTGCAAATGGGTTAGGCATGCCCCTTATGACAATATTGTTTGGCGAAATGATCAATAGCTTTGGCAACAACCAGAGTAGCAACACAGATATTGTTAGTATAATTTCCAAG GTCTCTCTAAAATTTGTCTACTTGGCAGTGGGGATTGGCTGTGCAGCATTACTCC AGGTGACATGCTGGATGGTCACGGGAGCAAGACAGGCTGCACGAATAAGGGGTTTGTATTTGAAGACTATATTGAGACAAgatgtttctttctttgataaGGAAACTAACACTGGTGAGGTTATTGGGAGAATGTCTGGTGACACTGTTCTCATACAAGATGCCATGGGTGAGAAG GTTGGGAAATTTATACAGCTGATATCAACCTTCTTCGGGGGCTTTATAATAGCATTTGTCAGAGGCTGGCTTCTTACCATTGTCTTGTGTTCTGCTATTCCACTTCTTGTTATGGCTGGTGCTTTTGTGGCCTCGATAATATCCAAAATGGCATCCCGTGGACAAAGTGCTTATGCAAAAGCAGCAAATGTAGTTGAACAAACAATTGGTTCAATCAAAACA GTTGCATCCTTTACAGGAGAGAAGCAAGCTATAACAAATTACAAAAAGTTTCTTGTAGATGCTTATAAATCTGGTGTTCATGAAGGCTTAGCTGCTGGAATAGGTTTTGGCACGGTTATGTTAGTCGTGTTTTGCACCTATTCTTTGGCTGTGTATTACGGTACAAAGTTGACactaaaggaaaaaaacacaTACTCTGGAGGTCAAGTGATGAACGTGATAATTGCTGTCTTAACTGCTTCCAT GTCCCTAGGGCAGGCATCTCCCTGCCTGAGTGCATTTGCTGCTGGACGAGCTGCAGCCTTTAAGATGTTTGAGACTATTGAGAGGAAGCCAAAGATAGATGCTTTTGACAAAAGTGGAAAAGTATTTGATGACATTCGTGGAGATATAGAATTGAGAGATGTTTATTTCAGCTATCCAACCAGACCGGATGAGCAAATATTTAATGGTTTTTCACTTAATATCACTAGTGGCACAACTGCAGCATTAGTGGGAGAAAGTGGGAGTGGGAAATCAACAGTAATCAGTCTTATAGAGAGATTCTATGATCCACAAGTTGGGGAAGTTCTTATAGATAACATTAACATTAAAGAGTTTCAGCTTAAGTGGATAAGGGGAAAGATTGGTCTTGTCAGTCAGGAACCTGTGTTGTTTGCCTCTAGCATTAAGGCTAACATTGCGTATGGAAAGGATGGTGCAACTATTGAAGAGATAAGAGCAGCAACCGAACTTGCAAATGCTGCCAAATTCATAGATAAATTGCCACAG GGACTAGATACCATGGTTGGTGAGCACGGAACACAGATGTCTGGTGGACAAAAGCAAAGGATTGCAATAGCAAGAGCAATTCTGAAAGACCCACGAATTTTACTTCTGGACGAAGCTACAAGTGCACTTGATGCAGAATCAGAGAAAATAGTGCAAGAGGCATTGGACAGGATTATGGTTAACAGAACAACTGTCATTGTTGCCCATCGTTTGAGCACAGTGAGGAATGCTGATATGATTGCAGTTATTCACAGAGGAAAGATGGTTGAAAAAG GCTCGCACTCAGAATTACTCATGGATCCTAATGGAGCATACTCTCAGCTTATACGCTTGCAAGATATAAAAAAGGAGTCGAAGCAAGCTACAGATGATCAAAACAAGTCTGAAATAACTACGGAGTCTTTTAGACAGTCAGGTCTTAGGCAGTCAAGTCGAAAATCATCAATCCTTCGATCTATAAGCCAAGGATCATCTGGAAGGGGAAGCAGTAGTCACCGCTCATTCTCAGTTGCTTTTGGTATTCCTGCAGGACTTAATGTGACTGATACTGAATTGGAAGATCTAGATAACCCTCCAGAAGCCAAAAAAAAGTCTCCAGAGGTCTCCATTCGCCGCCTTGCCTATCTTAATAGGCCAGAGATTCCAGTGCTTCTAGGTGGAACACTAGCTGCAATCATCAGTGGAGTAATACTTCCAATTTTCGGTTTGCTAGTTTCCAGTGTAATCAAAACGTTCTTTGAACCGCCTCATGAACGAAAAAAGGATGCAAATTTTTGGTCACTAATGTTTTTAGTCCTTGGTGCAGTATCACTTTTGTCATCTCCAGCACGATCATACCTATTTTCTGTGGCTGGGTGTAAGTTAATAGAACGTATCAGATTAATGTGTTTTGAAAAGGTGGTTCATAAGGAGATTGGTTGGTTTGATGAGCCTGAGAACTCAAGTGGTGCAATTGGTGCAAGGCTCTCAGCAGATGCAGCAACAGTGCGCGCCTTAGTTGGTGATGCACTAGGTCAAATTGTCCAAAGTATTGCATCAGTAGTTGCAGGTTTAGTCATTGCTTTTGATGCAAGTTGGCAGCTTGCATTTATTGTCCTTGCATTGGTTCCTCTGCTTGGAGTCAATGGATATGTTCAACGACAGTCTATGAGAGGATTCAGTGCAGATGCAAAG GCAATGTATGAGGATGCAAGCCAAATAGCTAACGATGCAGTTGGGAGTATAAGAACTGTTGCTTCTTTCTGCGCTGAAGAGAAGGTAATGCAACTATATGAAGAGAAATGTGAAGGGCCTAGGAAGGCTGGCATAAAGGAGGGCTTGATCAGTGGAATAGGATTTGGGACATCTTCCTTCCTATTGTTTAGCGTCTATGCAACCAGTTTCTATGCAGGAGCTCAACTCATTAAACATGGCCAAACATCATTCTCAGCTGTTTTTCGA GTTTTCTTTGCTTTGACCATGGCAGCTACTGCGGTTACTCAATCAAGCTCCTTTTCCACTGATACTCAAAAGGCCAAAACTGCTTCTGCTTCCATATTTGCAATATTAGACAGTAAGTCAAAGATAGACCCAAGTGATGAGTCTGGGACGACATTAGATAATGTCAAGGGAGAAATTGAGCTTCATCATGTGAGCTTTAAATATCCATCTAGGCCAGATATTCAGATTTTCAGAGATCTCAACTTGGTTATTCCTGCAAGCAAG ACTGTTGCCCTGGTTGGAGAAAGTGGGAGTGGTAAATCCACAGTGATAGCATTATTGGAAAGATTTTATGATCCTGATTCAGGTCATATTACACTTGATAAAACTGAAATTAATAAGCTCCAATTGAAGTGGCTGAGGCAGCAAATGGGGCTTGTGAGCCAAGAACCAGTTCTATTTAATGACACAATCCGTGCTAACATTGCATATGGAAAGGGAGGAGATGGAGGAGATGCAACTGAGGCAGAGATTATAGCTGCAGCAGAATTGGCCAATGCCCACAGGTTCATTAGTGGATTAAACCAG GGTTATGATACTGTAGTTGGGGAACGAGGAATCCAATTATCTGGCGGACAGAAGCAGCGCATAGCAATTGCACGTGCTAtaattaaaaatccaaaaatattgcTATTAGATGAGGCTACCAGTGCACTCGATGCTGAGTCTGAAAGAGTAGTGCAAGATGCATTAGACCGAGTCATAGTAAGCAGGACTACAGTTGTGGTGGCTCATAGATTGTCCACAATAAAAAATGCAGATCTGATTGCAGTGGTTAAGAATGGAGTCATCGTGGAGAAAGGAAGGCATGGGACTTTGATTAATATACAGGATGGATTTTATGCCTCCTTAGTTGCGCTTCACACAAGTGCATCAACTGTTTGA